One Pectinophora gossypiella chromosome 9, ilPecGoss1.1, whole genome shotgun sequence genomic region harbors:
- the LOC126369776 gene encoding uncharacterized protein LOC126369776: MAGQLRKHSCPQPFLHHRPTASQVRRLSERGEGAVREAREAAFLATLSQAPPQPGGRRHSVVTISRVPQALFGRGRRESIAAFPALARSRRDSGSKKCLPATETLGSTHNLQLDIMDDIVQARKVRMRLWNTSNERVCEVQPLDERSPVGGSVRYTNRGRRHSDFVGAPLPPIPARRRASEMPPPPPIPPRAGAAAAGGPGVVCTDTDLQHMLNALTSSATEIDRCGRPERAPRRLADMRSSSFDASTLRDKSADSGATWFARRHQTLATKKKENEPKKSKVSKVRRRSDSKPASGDTAAVVWDKPTGSVVDASALGSAIEVFLRKSGTADGGPSTSGTSKPKEANKGPATGPVAGPTERWSRPDDEEAASGCDATLCSSLKDLFV, from the exons ATGGCGGGACAACTCCGCAAACATTCCTGCCCACAGCCCTTCTTGCACCACCGACCTACAGCCAGCCAG GTTCGACGGCTATCAGAGCGCGGTGAGGGCGCAGTTCGAGAGGCTCGCGAGGCTGCCTTTCTGGCCACACTGAGCCAGGCCCCACCACAACCAGGCGGCCGCAG ACATTCCGTGGTGACAATATCCCGAGTGCCACAAGCTCTCTTCGGGCGCGGACGTCGCGAGTCCATCGCAGCGTTCCCCGCTCTAGCCCGCAGTCGCAGGGACTCCGGCTCTAAGAAAT GTCTACCAGCAACTGAGACGCTTGGCAGCACCCACAATCTTCAGCTCGATATAATGGACGACATCGTGCAAGCTCGCAAAGTGAGGATGCGGCTGTGGAATACATCCAACGAGCGCGTGTGCGAGGTGCAGCCGCTGGACGAACGGTCGCCGGTGGGTGGCTCCGTGCGGTACACGAACCGCGGTCGCCGGCATTCGGACTTCGTGGGTGCACCGCTACCGCCGATCCCGGCGCGACGCCGCGCCTCCGAgatgccgccgccgccgcccataCCACCGCGAGCCGGCGCCGCCGCGGCCGGTGGGCCCGGCGTCGTCTGCACCGACACCGACCTGCAGCACATGCTCAACGCGCTCACCTCCTCCGCAACGGAGATAGACCGCTGCGGCCGCCCCgagcgcgcgccgcgccgcctcgcCGACATGCGCTCCAGCAGCTTCGATGCCTCCACCCTGCGCGACAAATCCGCCGACTCCGGCGCAACGTGGTTCGCTCGACGACACCAAACGCTAGCTACCAAGAAGAAAGAGAACGAGCCCAAAAAGAGTAAAGTGAGTAAAGTTCGACGTCGCTCGGATTCGAAACCAGCATCCGGCGACACGGCGGCCGTGGTCTGGGATAAACCGACGGGTTCTGTCGTAGATGCTAGTGCACTGGGTAGTGCTATAGAAGTTTTTCTAAGGAAAAGTGGCACCGCTGACGGGGGCCCGTCGACGTCCGGCACAAGCAAGCCCAAGGAAGCGAACAAAGGACCGGCGACGGGACCGGTGGCGGGGCCCACCGAGCGCTGGAGCCGCCCCGATGACGAGGAGGCTGCCTCGGGCTGCGACGCCACGCTCTGTTCCTCTCTGAAGGATCTTTTCGTGTAG